From the Nematostella vectensis chromosome 7, jaNemVect1.1, whole genome shotgun sequence genome, the window CTGTCCAGGCACACAAAGTCAAACACTATGAGGATGTACTAGACCTGTGGACTGCGactaacaacacaaagacgGATGTCCAGGCACATAAGGTCAAGCACGACAAGGATGTACTAGAACTTTGGAAGGAAactaacaacacaaagacgGATGTCCAGGCACAAAAAGTCAAACACGATAAGGATGTACTAGACCTGTGGACTGCGactaacaacacaaagacagatGTCCAGGCACACAAGGTCAAGCACGACAAGGATGTACTAGACCTGTGGACTGCGactaacaacacaaagaccGATGTCCAGGCACACAAAGTCAAGCACGACAAGGATGTACTAGACCTATGGACTGCGactaacaacacaaagacagatGTCCAGGCACACAAGATGAAACACGACCAGGATGTACTAGACCTGTGGACTGCGactaacaacacaaagacagatGTCCAGGCACACAAGGTCAAACACGACAAGGATGTACTAGACCTATGGACTGCGactaacaacacaaagacagatGTCCAGGCACACAAGGTCAAGCACGACCAGGATGTATTATACCTGTGGACTGCGactaacaacacaaagacagatGTCCAGGCACACAAGGTCAAGCACGACCAGGATGTATTATACCTGTGGACTGCGACTAATAACACAAAGACAGATGTCCAGGCACACAAGGTCAAACACGACAAGGATGTACTAGACCTGTGGACTGCGactaacaacacaaagacagatGTCCAGGCACACAAGGTCAAACACGACAAGGATGTACTAGACCTGTGGACAGCAactaacaacacaaagacagatGTCCAGGCACACAAAGCCAAGCacgaccaggatgtacttGACCTGTGGACTGCGactaacaacacaaagacagatGTCCAGGCACACAAGGTCAAGCACGACAAGGATGTACTTGACCTGTGGACTGCGactaacaacacaaagacagatGTCCAGGCACACAAGGTCAAGCACGACCAGGATGTAACAGATTTGTGGGCTGCCATCAATAACACAAAGACAGATGTCCAGGCGCAAGTCGTCAAGCATGACCAAGATGTATCAAACTTGTGGATTACGACAAATTCCACCAAGTCAGATGTTGCAGAGTGCAAGTCGGaggtgggctccctgtggagTACTCTGAACACGACGCGAGATGAGCTCAGTTCAGAGGTTGCGAGGGCAATACTACTCGACACGAAGGTACTTCAGACCATTTAAAAAGTTGGATTGAGTTTGTGTTTGTGACTTGCTCTTTCTCGGTTAAAGgttttttgtatattattaGTAAGCATCAGCGATACTTTTTTTGTCTGCACTTTTCTAACAAATGGTTTTGGCACTTAGATGATTATGCTTTGTTGCGTTTTTCCAGATGTCCATATTGCTAAAATTACAGCTCTTGAAAATCGAAGATCGACGTAGATAAAAAGTTCTGTATTGTCTCTGAAAATATGCGAGTAAAAATGAGAATGTCATAGTGTCCCGACGATTTTCATCTTCTTCATAAAGTAATAAGCCTTGTTATCAGATGCCATGTGTATCATTGTTGATGATAtagctttttttagattggTAATTGCATTTACGTCCATTGCTTTCGCAGTTGAACCAGACATCTTCTGAGTTACGTCTTGCTGATAACACGATAGAGGTGACAGTCTTAAACATCAACAGCACTTTGTCCGCAAAGGTGAAAATTGTGTACAAGTATCCTATATATTATTTAATCTTTTGCATCAAGTGGTTGGATGCATACGTCTGGCTGATTGTCTTATTCATGTCGACCGCTGCCTAcgtttttacctttttttcttttctaaaagATTGACGCGGTGTCCAAGATGGAGGGACCTATGGGACCTCGGGGGTACAACGGGTCACAAGGCCCCAAAGGAGACCAGGGCGTACAAGGTCCTGTTGGACCTCAAGGGTACAATGGAACTCAAGGGTCTAAAGGTGACCAAGGTGTTGGCGACCTGTCAGCCtgtgtttttaaaattgcCACGGGTATTGGTTCAATCGGAGTTGGCGCAAGTGCTTCTGTGTCAATAATGGAGGCTGCGGTATGTAAGAAATTTGCTTGTGTTCTGACTTCTTGAGTTTTGAATGGTGAAAGCTTGACCATATCTGATGATTTTGTTTCAGGATAAAAGAATTTTTGTCGGCGGTTGCAGCACCAACTATGGTGATGTTGTCAGACAGACATATTCAGTTTCAGGTGGCATTAATAATTACGCATGCACGTGTATCGGGGACGCAAACCAAGGATTGGGCCCACCCCACGAGTGCTACCTCGCGTACACCGAATGCCCGAGGACGACACCTTGAGATGAagatttagccaaattacagCTTCCTTTCCAATATAGAATGACACGCTTTTTTTCAATTGCCTGAAGTCTTTATTCTCTGTGACAAGATGCTACACATATATTCGTAAGCCTCAAGAGGACTATAATTATACATAGCAACAATTGTCATTCTTTGTGCCAGTGGAACCTGCCATGTAACACCATGAAATGTTAAACATCAAAAGTAAGTAACCTTTTAAGTAATCATCCAAGCAAGAACTAGGCACTTTCCCCATTGGATTTTTAATACTAAGCATAAAGACAGAATATATAGAATATTGTAAGAAATAATTACGTAAAGCTTTATTTGTATTGCTATTGGTTGCCTCTCTTTGACACCTTTATCACTTTAAGTAATTGTGGTTGTCTGGCGGCACAATAGTCTTGACGACATAGGAAACAAGCTTTGTTATATTCATATGTCCATACCTTTCTCCTGAGAAACAAGATAAGAAATCGACAGTCGGAAAACAAGAtagaataacaataataaaatccAATTATTTAGAATTTGCAAACTGTACATTTGTTTTATCATGTTCAAAATAGTACAAAATAAAGATGTTAAATTAATAATGAAGAACACTGATTTCATTATGATATTGTCACACTGGTTTTGCATACCATTACTTGATTGGATGCTCTTGAATAAagggattttgataaaagtaagggaTAAAATTAGTTGATCCCTCCCCTTTAGGAGTAACAAAACTGTTCATGCCCCCCCTTACGCTTCCCCCATAGTTTCGGtccccccctctcctccctAAAACCgaagaaagaaggagcaaagtaAGGAACGGCAATGACGTGAGCAAGAGATTAGCTGAAAGCTGGACTaaaaggggaggggaaggcATTGGATGAAAACATAAATTCAGAGAAAGTGAAGGCACTCATTTTCTCAAAGATGCGACTAACACCAGGTTGCAACCTGATAATGGTTGATGCTATAGATGACGTAAATGAAGCAAAAAAGGCTTTAAGATCTTCTCCTTGCAAGAAAAGCGCAGCAcgagaaaagagaaaagaaagagagcaAGGAAGACAGCGAATCAGATATGATCGAGGATTTTAATTACGGAGAATGAGCGCTTATAGCAACATTAAAACGTTTTGTTAATAAGCACTTCATAGATATAATATAGCGGAAACCattaaaaatgtatatatacAGATAAAACGTGGCTCAATACGTATCCTGGACTCCGGAATTTtgccaaataactgcccccaaaACAAGATAAGAAGTCTAATTTGACACTTTGTCAAATTATATAGTagagacaacacccaaaggAATCAGTGACCCCCCTTTTAAGATCAAAACACTTcgacgccccccccccccccccgtccccTTTAGACCTCAAAAATTTCTCGAGGCCCCCCACAGTATCCCCACgccccctcgggataatagagagcttaaagtccatataacctttcagagttgatagactttgtcaattctttatatttttatctcccaaatggtatgtggttcgtatggaccctataaaacacgcgttcgcgtgaataactcaaatctgtaatattgaggtattttggtcaaccttcggaaaaaaggccgtgaactgaaaggcccgggtccattcatttgtgacgtagaacgagatgtcaaccaaattacatgagaaaacatggTTCCCGTCtccatgtcttcttagttattgctgaagaacgttgcGTGGTTACAatttttaccgtcatctttatatctcaacctggtagtcaaatgattatttaacttcagtttttgaattgtttttacattgagcgcgcgcgctgcattcgcaatcaagaatgacgacattctcacgagcgcgcgctgtttttgaaacctacaacaaaacgatattttcttttttcgcatacaattctcgactttaaactattcttcgcttcattttgggtagcattgcaatagaaaacacttcgccaatattttgtggtattgccgtctctgaattttaacggatttaaggcaaatacgttgtttcagattttcccgccaaaacttggaattattcactcgattcaatctcatttcgcgcggccaggaaaattttcaaagatctgtagaaaatccaaatttcaatcaaattcaattcccttttcagaattttaaattttatatatgctttgttttggctagattgatataactGAAAGGTTTTAAAAACTTTAACCAGCTTTAACCAATCCTGTTCTACCATTCGCTCATTCTGCCAATATTAGACTATGGTGCTATCGTCTGGGGCTCGACCAAAAAGCAACACATCGACGATATGGTCAAGTTCCAGAAACGATGTGCGCGGGTTATCCTCGGTAAGAAATGGGATGCACCTTCAAAACCACTTTTTGAAGAACTAAATATTGTCCCCTTCGGCAAAAGAATAATCTACCTACAACTTGTTTTGCTCTTTAAGGCAATGAACAATATGACCCCATGCTATATCAGAGATATGTTCGTTAAGTGTAGTGATGTACATAACAAGAACACTAAAAATGCAGCAAACCATAACTTAGTATTTCCAAAGGCTCGGACTACATTAGCAAAAAACAGCTTCAAGTTTGTAGCAGCTAAAAGGTGGAATGCATTGCCACTAGAAATCAAAGAAGCCAAGTCAATCACCGCCTTCTCCGCAAAACTAAGAGAATACATCACAACTCTGTAAAAAAGTttataaatcagcaaaggattgttattgtaaatagtttcgtcaaagattttgctgtaaatagatttgtaaatagcttttattaattttgtttctgttgaggGCCATGCGTACATTATCATTGTGATATTAAGTGAATCCCTCATTAAAAAAGgcatctctctctctctctctctctctctctctctctctctctctcgctctctctctctctctctctctctctcgctctctctctctctctctctctctctctctcgctctctctctctctcgctCTCTCtcgctctctctctctctctctctcgctCTCTCTCGCTCGCTCTCGCTCGCTCTCCCTCTCGCTCTCCCTCtcgctctccctctccctctcgcTCTCCCTCTCGCTCTCCCTCTCGCTCTCCCTCTCGCTCTCCCTCTCGCTCTCACTCTCGCTCTCACTCTCGCTCTCCCTCTCGCTCTCGCTCTCGCTCTCGCTCtcgctctccctctccctctccctctccctctccctctctccctctccctctccctctccctctctctctctctctctctctctctctctctctctctctctctctctctctctctctctctctctctctctctctctctctctctcaacacgaacggcatcacAAACGGCGCTCTCACGAATTGCTgacggcgttgacgtccgtgacacAGGAAATCTCGGACggcattttccctatttttacgTTCTACGCGCGCGGTCACGGGCGTCAATGAtgcgcgcgccgtttttgatgccgttcgtgttgacttgcttaagctctctaataAATGAAATTTTCTTAAGCAGGATTCTTTTGCGTAAAACTTGCACCTACTTCAAATAGGCTCGGAGAAGCCATCTGTTGTTAaccgcagtggttcatgggtataaaataaatggaaaaatAGGCGTAAATGAAAACATTGTCATGTTGTagcgttttttttatgttcctGTTAATAATCACATGAAGTTTCCCGTACCAATTCTCTGTTTGGAATTCCACAGAAAAACCCAACTGGGTATTGGATCGTCCTGGCCCTATGCGCGCTATGTTGTTGAAATGCGTTTCCTCGTTCAATCAATTCCTTCGATACAAGTTTTGCGTTTTGCGTTTACCTCAACAACCCATGCTACATGTGATACTTGCGTTCAGTACAATCACATTCAACAGCAATCAACTATCAATCTTCAATCAATCATAATACTAAGCTATAACCAATGACCTTCTAATTTATACCCTAACTTTCATGCCCTTATAATAAATGCATAATACAGCGCTTTCTTTTATCTACCCAAAAACGGATAAATAGTCTCCTGCTACAATTTGGAGGCGTTCTTTAGGTAGGGAGCGTTATTACATCATTTGTGACCCTCCATGGGAAAACGTACACTATAGTTTTCCGTGCAAAGGCCCAAAATACACGCCTAACGCACGGAATTTCTTTCCGTGCCCACGTATTTTTTTTCCGTGCTTACGGAATTTCTTTCCGTGCCCACGGAATTTCTTTCCGTGCCCACGGAATTTCATTCCGTGCGCACATCTTTAGTACTTTAAGCTCACACCTGCATTTGATTATCTTCGCACACCTTTAAAGCGTAGCGCACGGCTGTCGATCTGTTATAACGATCTATCGACTGTTTTGTATAAGAATTTTACCCAAACTGAATTTTTTGATCATCTAAAAAGCCATTATTAGTGTCCAATGACGCCGTGAATTATTCGGTAGAAAATTTAAAGATGATAAAATCTTAGAAATGGATTGCCTTTGTCGTCTAAATTTCTCGTTAAGACGTTCAAAACAcgaaattatttctttttatctgtCACTATACAAGAAATACTTTGCTTTATTGCCATTTCGATCTTGCATTCCCTATTTTGATGTTTCGAAGCAAGAATGCTCTTACTCAAAAAGTAAAGGCTGTATATTTCAGGTATATCGCAATGTCGATTTTCGTGTCGCTGTGCAAACAATAAGACCTAGCGATCTATTTTatgtttccatggcaacaagTTTCATTCCATCAATAACATGAGACCCAGATTAAATTTTTTTGTATACAATCCTTTGGGCACACAACCCAAATCAAAATGGATACCTACGACCAAGACTCCCAAGACAAAATCTACGAGAGATGTAaacaatatatagatttagacactgcctaaaagcggagccggcattgaacaccttctgtgttgactgattgaggtatttttgggggatctaggattctgctctttactgagatttatttattgtaccaaccaaatggatccaggtcttactcaataatttaaattatgcagtacatcaaagttaacaaacacaattcctggtgtgaatatggctgtcaaagtgtcaagagtctaatggtaaattcttatgtcccatcatagaagttccattatgaatatttttttaaaatcaatacaatactccgacaagcttttcccttgtgcagaatatgtcatggatgtaacagcattccaaagatttgaaataatatatttagactgtttagatgccatactgtaatttatatgtattgatttagtggcgattctctccttcattggaccgaatattcagaaaaatgtctggaaattaaaatccaaaaatatatctcctttcatgcattacatattggtgcacccaccctttaccaTTTAGTGGCCTttttgttggtggcctacaccaaaatgaatgcaatgaagaaaaaacagattgattttggaagcaaatcctaaaaaaattcctcaacccaacataaaccactgacactgttttgtgtttggcataagagaagtttattataaaatcactacaaactgataaatgaaaaactaaaataataataataaacctctctGCCACCCTTCACACAAAGCCCAGGGTGGGAGGGCGGgaaaaatatgagcttgatatataaacgttgaaaagaacaaagaattatagcgtgaagctgtgaacgtgtgctagcaatcaagactagagataactgaaatacaatatgctggcttgagcaattaatccctttaagctaggtgcccaaaggggggtaaattcctcaacccaacataaaccactgacactgttttgtgtttggcataagagaagtttattataaaatcactacaaactgttaaatgaaaaactaaaataataataataaacctctctGCCACCAAACCACCGgccaaacaacaaaacagtgcAGAAGGCCTAACTACTGGCCTGAATGGAAGCACGTAGCTGGGAAGCAAGCGCCAATTTTGATTGATTACTAAATTCTAAATACAATTTGTAAGAGTCACTAGCCCAATCACCATACAACTGTATCAATTCCCCTGGTACTCCGTGGTTAAACGCCCAAGAGGCACAGCCGCGTCGAAATGAGTGACCCCGATATGAGTCAGCATGAGCAACCCCCACTGAGCAAAGCGCCAGACGAAATTCGGTAACAAAACGGGACTTCGTCAAAGCAAACGGGCCTGAATGACCAAGCAATAAAAACAGCGGTTTGCGTGCAGAAGCGGGTACCAGGCGAATCATGTTGTTATAGGCAGCGACCGGACATAATAACGAGCCTGGAATACGTAACAGAGGAATGTGTAATCGACGCTGACCGAACTGAATAGTTTTTGTATGCTTAAACGTGACGATAAGCCCGTGTTCGTTACACAAAACATCACCCCGTGTGAGATTGCGGGTAGGATAAAATGCCTTAATAGAAAGCGGTACGATATTAGCTATACGCGCCATAAgaaaaaatgcaaagaaaAATGCGCAATACAATGTAGAAGAGTTAGCATCATGTTGAAAATCTACTGTTCGCGCAACTAGCAATAAAAGGCTAGGAGTTACCGGTGGAGCCCTCTGAGGTACATGTGGTATCCTACGGGAAACTCCCCGCAGGGCTAGGGATAAACTAAAATCCTTAGTAAATGCATAGTCATAACCGGCGAAAAGATGACCCCACTTGACCCCACTTAAATAATTACGAATCGAAGGTGGTGCAATCGAACGACTTAAAAACTGTACATAAAGACAGACCGTATCTATGTCTGCTGGTAATGGAGTCAAGTCAAAATATaagcaaaatagaaaaaaggccTTAAATTGAGTCTTTAAATTACTATATGTCCCTGTGCTATAAGCAGCTTGTAATGTCTGTCGTAGATCCTTTTGCAGAGAGGCCAAAGCCGAGGAATCTGCAAGAAAGAGCGAGCGAATAAGTTACGACTGGAAGGCGAATTACCAAGGAGTCGTGAATGTGAAATGGTCCGATGAGATTGTAACACCCCTACGATTGGCGCAACGAGCGCTCTCCAGGAATCGTTCCTTAACAGTGGAGGCAACGGAGCCCCATCTTGAAAGCAAATCTGAATCACAATTCAACACAGACGGTAGGTGAACCGCTCTGATCTCAAAATCATAACTCGCTGACAAATAACAAATCTCGCGAAGACAGGAATTCAGGAAGGGATGGCGAGTTCTACCAGAATTCAATACCGTGACAGCAACCTGATTGTCACAGCGCACGGTTAAACGGAGTCCCGTCCACCGTTGACCCCACAACTTAAGCGCCACCACAATAGTGAGAAGTTCCAAACAATTTATATCGAGGAACTGAGCAACAACCACATCCGGAAATGAAGCGTGGAAATATTCATTGTCACAAACGCCTCCACAACCAACCAGGCAAGCGTCTGTAGAAAAAACTTCCCCCGGAGAACTCCAAGAGGTAGTTTTAATCATAGATACTCCGTTGTATTCCCGCAGGAAATGACACCACCAAATAATATCCTTGCGAAATTCCGCGGTTAAATTAACGTGAAGATGATTGTATTGAACTGTTCGTAGCAGACTTAATAAGCGCGAGATAAACACCCGACTCCGACGAACACACTttgaaacaaacacaagtttgcCAACTAGGGATTGTAACTCCCGTTTGCGAGCAGTTTTGCGGTTCCTCCAATCATGTAAGAGAAGCTCTAACTCCGCTAGCCGCTCAGGACTAACTGACAACGTAAATGAATTCGTGTCTACCATCACTCCCAAACACAGCATGAGCGATGAAGGCGGACAAGCTTTGGAAACAGATTCGATCAGTCCCAGAGAGGAGAGAAGAGTCCCCAACTGCTCAAAATCGGAAGTCGCAGAGCTAGCCTCAGAAACCCCAATGAAATCAtccaaataattaaataaaacttttccTTGCTGTCGATGAATCCAAGCTACCGCTGAGGTGGCGCGCTGACATGCCTGAGCAGCAGAGCGTAACCCCATAGTTAAAACAGTGTCAAAGTAATAATGTCCATTCCAAATATACCCAAGTAAACGGTAATCGCCGGGATCCACAGGAAACTGCCTATACGCCTGCCGCAGATCCCTCTTATAGAGAAAACAACCCGGGCCAAACTGCACGATCGCTTCCACAATGTCATCTATAGTGGGATAACAAGTCACGAACGGATCTCCCAGAAAACTATCACACGGAATACCATCATTTACTGAACCGCCCTTAGGCCAGCTCAAGTCCACAATTACCCTACGTTCTTCAGAATCTCGCTTGGGAACCGTGTTCAACGGTGAAGTAACAAATCCACCCCCGAAGGGAGGATCCGTAAACGGCCCAGCGACACGACCAAGCGAGACTTCACGTTGTAAATGCTCTGAAACTTGAGTCGCAAAATTGAGCGCACCCCGGTGAGTGCGAGCATCAAAAATAGGAACAGTATCGCCAGTGAAACCCACCGGCCAACCAAACTCCAGGAAATCACAAATCATTTGGTCGTCATAATCATACAACAAAGTCCTCCAAGTATTGATCTTTAGGGAACTTGGAACGGGCAGGCGAGAAACCACAAAGTTCGGGCGACCAGAACGAAAAACTAACTCATGTGcgtacaaataaaaatcattcgcCTGCTGAGAGTCACGAGGAAAGGCCGTGGAAAAACCACGACAGTCTAAAACACCAGCCTCCACCGGCTGAGGAAAACACACATCATGAATATAATCAGCGCCCGTGGAAAAGCCACGACAGTCAGGAACTGCAGCCTTTAGCGGCTGGGAGCAAGCATCAGCATTCAAAGCACAAAACGACATATCCGGAAATGAAGCAACAGTAACGGAAGGAACGCCCCCAATGTCTTGACCAAGGGCGAAGTTTATCAGTTTTTTGATTCCCCTGAAAGCGGACAATCAGATGAATCCTCTCTATGCGATTCCTGTTTTCTCGATTGTACCCAACAAGCCGCACAAATATGTTTTACCCATTTACGTTCGCCTCGGACGTAACCATAATGATCCTTGGTATGAATGCACTTCTCGCGTTGATAATCTCTACAAAACAATGTCGGCCCTGAACTGTAAGACTGCTTTTTCGGCGGTGAAAGTAGCTGACCATGGAGGGTTCTGCTTTCGAGGTGGGAAAAGGAATCACCCCACTTCAATAAGCCACGTTCGATTTCAAGCAAAACCGCTCCATGGAAGGCAAGCACCGCCTCCCATTCGTATAGCTGTGCGTGGTACATCAGCGTTACCAAATGTTTGTGTCGTTCGGCGCGCTCGAACGAACTGATCTCTCGTAATTGTAGAATCTGTGCATACCCCGCCACGAATTCTGCCATGGTAAGACGTTCGTAAGTTATCTCCTGACTAGCACGAGTCAAGGAAAGAAAACGTTGCGGCCACAACTGTTTAACTACAACTTCTGAAGTTGGACGGTCTTCCTTGCCAGACTTCAACTTACCAGCTTTATTTGGCTTCCGTAACGGAGAGGAAGCCAGCGCACCCATATCAGCTTCCTCATCGGACTCACTGGATGCAATGGGCAGAACATGAGCCACACGTCGATCCGCCGCGTCGGCCAAGTCATCCATGGCTCTAAGCTCGGGCAAAGTAACCGTCGTCGCACGGCGCGGCGATACATCTTTAGAAGATCGCGACGACGAAGCAACGTCGGAGGGCGGCAAGGAATGGGACTGACGACTGCTAGCATGATCGGCCTTCAAACTTTGAACCTCGGCCGTGAGAGTTTGAACAGCGGCGGCGAGCGAATTCAACAGTTCGTCGTTCCGTGTAGTAGAATTGCCCCGAATTTCGGGAACGCCCCCAGGACCGTCACAATGTTTCCCTGGCACGCCAAAATCATGATCATTTACTGGCTTCTTGCAGCCTGGACATTTCTTTTCTCGCGGCATCGTAACAGTGGAAAAAacaatatgagcttgatatataaacgttgaaaagaacaaagaattatagcgtgaagctgtgaacgtgtgctagcaatcaagactagagataactgaaatacaatatgctggcttgagcaattaatccctttaagctaggtgcccaaaggggggtaaAACATCTAaaggcatcactgacagtgctaaaacgctaacttctaatttcaaaccaaaccctttcattgatctatgtttggggtagagaggaagcaaagaatatcaattgactaaaaaatagtcgaagggagaggagatataaagggaattgactcaacttgaaaagtttgttgaaaaaaatataacagtaatgaaaataattttagcatttcttgacatttccccttttccattatcttaaccctttcaccaccacaggcctctaaaggaccatgtctatgctatccaagctatgtgaacagaattcgattattgaaaaagaacaggttgttgctagtgttataaagtttaagtatcttgccctaaaacacccttccccttaataaaagttccattaatgtacatttgtaaagctacattctgacaagctttgtctttgtgaagaacaagtaatggatgaaacaggattttaaagatagaatatagtgtcagacacaattttagataagatgcaatactgaagttttaatgtaccattttaagtggtgattttccatccccatgggaattaatatctacaaatatacatccagtaatgcattatatttttggtgtttttagaaaccctggatccaaccattccaatgaaataaatctaaacctttaaaataaatgtaatggaaaagagacttggaaagaaaatcctaaaaagaagatataattaagtgaaagtactaaatgaaaatttctaatttaaaaatcaaatctgttcattaatttatttttggtgaagagggaaatagcaaagagcgtcaattgcataaaaatagtcaacagggaaaaggaaaagaaagaaatatgactcttctttaaatgtttgaaaagaaaatataataacaataatgtgataattatattcagtactttcctaaaatatccccattcccattatctttaggttaatagaaaactgttttcgtttCAGATTTATTATGATGAAGGCCGGCATCAGATCTTTAAAGGACAGAAGAGCCGAACTCTGCAAAGAGTTTATGAGAAGCTTACGTAGGGACAATCCATTACATCAGATTGCCTCGCCGAGAACCACAAAGCCACTACACCAATATAATTTAAGAGCAGATAGAAAGATCGTACCCACCCTTTGCAACACTAACAG encodes:
- the LOC5505038 gene encoding collectin-10; protein product: MEGPMGPRGYNGSQGPKGDQGVQGPVGPQGYNGTQGSKGDQGVGDLSACVFKIATGIGSIGVGASASVSIMEAADKRIFVGGCSTNYGDVVRQTYSVSGGINNYACTCIGDANQGLGPPHECYLAYTECPRTTP
- the LOC116621133 gene encoding uncharacterized protein LOC116621133 isoform X1, which codes for MSFCALNADACSQPLKAAVPDCRGFSTGADYIHDVCFPQPVEAGVLDCRGFSTAFPRDSQQANDFYLYAHELVFRSGRPNFVVSRLPVPSSLKINTWRTLLYDYDDQMICDFLEFGWPVGFTGDTVPIFDARTHRGALNFATQVSEHLQREVSLGRVAGPFTDPPFGGGFVTSPLNTVPKRDSEERRVIVDLSWPKGGSVNDGIPCDSFLGDPFVTCYPTIDDIVEAIVQFGPGCFLYKRDLRQAYRQFPVDPGDYRLLGYIWNGHYYFDTVLTMGLRSAAQACQRATSAVAWIHRQQGKVLFNYLDDFIGVSEASSATSDFEQLGTLLSSLGLIESVSKACPPSSLMLCLGVMVDTNSFTLSVSPERLAELELLLHDWRNRKTARKRELQSLVGKLVFVSKCVRRSRVFISRLLSLLRTVQYNHLHVNLTAEFRKDIIWWCHFLREYNGVSMIKTTSWSSPGEVFSTDACLIPRLWPLCKRIYDRHYKLLIAQGHIVI
- the LOC116621133 gene encoding uncharacterized protein LOC116621133 isoform X2, yielding MPREKKCPGCKKPVNDHDFGVPGKHCDGPGGVPEIRGNSTTRNDELLNSLAAAVQTLTAEVQSLKADHASSRQSHSLPPSDVASSSRSSKDVSPRRATTVTLPELRAMDDLADAADRRVAHVLPIASSESDEEADMGALASSPLRKPNKAEFVAGYAQILQLREISSFERAERHKHLVTLMYHAQLYEWEAVLAFHGAVLLEIERGLLKWGDSFSHLESRTLHGQLLSPPKKQSYSSGPTLFCRDYQREKCIHTKDHYGYVRGERKWVKHICAACWVQSRKQESHREDSSDCPLSGESKN